A region of the Pseudarthrobacter oxydans genome:
CGAATACGGCCAAGATCCCATCAAAAAACGGCCCGCATGCACAAGGTTCGATCAAGGTCCACACTCTGAACCTTCGCGAGGGAGCCGCGATGCTCGCGGGCGGCATGCGGGTGGGGCTCGCACTATGCTCTGAAGATGGCGGTTCGAGATCCGGAAGCTACAACCAGGAACATCAATCAAGAGCTCACTCAACGGCGCGGGTGGATTCTGACCATCGCGGTCGGGTTCGCGCTGCAACTGCTGAGTTTTGTCATCGGCCTGAAACCAGTGGGGCCGCTGTGCGGCAGCCCGCTGCTTCCGAATAGCCGTGCGGCTGAAATTTCCGACGCGCAGGGACAGACTGTCGGGCTGGCGACAGAGTGCTACCGGCAGATCGACTCCGCGTCGGTTTCGGTCTGGATTGTGATGGCGCTGGGGATCGGCCTGGTCCTGACGGGAGTCGCGGTCAGAATAGTCGGAATCCGCCGGTCCGTTGCCCGAGCCGGGAACCTTGGGGAGCCTGTGCAGGGTTAGCGGCGCTGCTGCTTTCCGGCCCACTGGTGCTGGCTGAACACCCCGCCGCTGACGCCCCCTGGCAGCGGGGGGATCGCCGATGGCGCGGGCTCTTCCTTCGCTGGCGCTGCCGCCCGCCGGGCCGGCTAAAGCGTTTCGGGGATCGGCCGTCCCGGGAAGAGTGCCGCGTATTGCCTGCGGTACATCCTGCGGCCGATGAGTCGGTAGCCGAGGCGGGCGAGGGCCGGGATCTCCTCGAAGAAGATCGCCCTTCGGTCCTCGGGCGGGTTGGTGGCCAGAATCAGTCCGAGGTACGTGACCAGGAACTTCTTGTCGTGCTGCCTGACGCCGTGCTGCACCATTGCGTTCAATTCCTCCTCCGTCATTACGCGATCGACGGCGGGCATCACCTCGGTGACTTCGCGGCGCAGATGCTCGCTGAGAACGGAGTGAACGTCTTCGTAGCCTTTTGCGAGTTCGTCCCTGGTGCCTGCCTCTGCAGTCTGCATCCAGCGCTTGCGAACGGGCCCGATGCTCTCCACTCGGTCTTTGATCCCTCGGTGTTGTTGGAGCATCTGCTCCACGTGTGACGCGCATGCCGGAGCCCGTTCGGCGAGTTGCGGGTACATGAACTGGTTCTGGCCTTCCTGGTGGACTAGGAGCACCTTGTCGAAGTTGCCGAGCACTTCCCCCACGCGCGCGGCGCGGGCGGTGTCTCCCGCCGCGGTCGAGCGCACCAGGTTGGGCGCCTCCCGGTATGCCCAGAGGAGGAAACGGTGAACGCGCCGGATGCCGGTAGAGCCCGAACTCAGGACCGGTCCCGGGGGCACGGGAGCTGCGGTTTCGCCGGGCAGCATCGTGAAGAAGTCAGTCATTTGGATTGCCTCCATTTCGGGAATCGGGCGGGACCGCCCGGGTTGCGGCTGGTGTTTGTCGGCGGGCCCGGTTGCGTTGGGTCCAATCGGCGTAGAGGACGCCGATGTGCACGGCGGCTTCCGCGCCTGAAGGGGAGGGCGTCGCAAGGCGCTCGCTGGTTGTTGCCCTGGGGCGATTGCAGGAATGGGCGCCCAAGTCCGCGGGGATGACGGCTGTGCCGGTCATGCAAATAATTTACTACAAAAGTAGTGGGATGTCACTACTTTTGTAGTAACGAGGCGCCGGAGCGCCTCTTACAGCTGCAGGTCCTCGAACGTATGGAGTTCCCTGGCCGGGGTTGGAGTGGCAAGGGCTTCCTGGGCCTTGGGGAGGGGCGTGAACTGGTCGTTCATCGGGTCCCAATCGAACAGGTGGGCAAAGTCCAGGCCCGTGAGTTCGCTGACCCTGCGGACTGGAACCTGGAAGGTTGCCGGGGTGAACGCTTCCCGGAGTATTTCCTCCACGAGTTCATGCTGGCTGATCATGTAGGCACTGGCTGAGTGGCTCCCGTCCGGGCGCCGGAACACCGGAATTTTCCAGAAGGCCAGCGGGATGGGGGTTCCCTGGAAGTCCGGATCGCGCGCGGTGAAGACCGGACCGGTAAACACCGTGAGCCGGAGCCCTTCGGCCTTCGCGGTATCCAGCAGGTAATCTTCCAGGCCGGCCCACAGCGACGCACCCTGGTTGAACTTCTTGTGCTGGGGTGAGCAGTTGGTGAAATGGAAGGTATCGTCATTGGCCGCGCGGGCAACGTCGGCCGGGCCCCAGGCCGGATCGAGGCGGCGGACCAGGTGCCCCCGGTCGAAGTCATTGTCCGTATAGAGCTCGTCGCCCGTCTGCTCAGACCGGTCCAGGCGTGGGTCGAAGTACCACTTGTCCCGCTCACGCTTGGGTGACTGGCTGAGCTGGCCGTCGACGTTCACGGCCGTGTAGAGAGCCAGGCGCCTTGTCCGCTGCATGACGAGGCTGAAATGGTGATAGTTGAGCACCGCTGGATCCTGCCCGGCGGCTGCGCCACGGTTCAGGGCAGCATCGGCACGCTGCCCGGCCGTGAGGACCGGCAAAGGCACAGCCGTGCCCAGGAAGCCGGGATCGTACCCCTTCCTCCCGGAATAGTCCGGATCTATCGCCACTGCCTCTTCAGCGACTGCACTTCCGGTACCCGGAACCGCGCGGCTCGGGTCCGCGGACGTCTGGGCCACTCCCTGAGCTGCCTGCACCGCGCCGAGCCGCACTGTGATGTGCAGGGGAATGGTGAGGGAAACCGCTCCGCCTTCGACTGTGGCGGGCTGTTGCGCTGCGGGTTGCGTCCGGACCTCAGCCCGTTGTTCCGCAGCTGGGACTTGGGGGAGTGCGGGCGGCGGCGGATTGAGCGCCTCCCCGAGCAGGGCGCGTTCGCCCTCGTTCATGCCTTCAGCGCCCTTCTCCAGCCACGTCAGGATGCTGCTGATCCTGACGCCCTCGTTGGCTATCCACCGGATCTTCAGCTCATCCTGCGTTCTGTCCCACACCGTGCCGTCGACGGTCAGGATCTCTCCTGCTTCGTTCCGCGCGGGGACACCGGAGTGGTGGAGGCCCAGGACCTCCCACTGGTTGTTGAAGAGCGGTGACCCGGAAGAACCCGGCGATGTGTCGGTGTGGTAGTGCAGGAACTGGTCGAACCGGTCGAGGAGTTCGTTTTGCTGCAGGGCAAGCTGCTTCTCCTGGCCTTCGGGGTGCTGGATGATGTTGATGGATTCGCCGAGCAGGATTTTGCCCTGCTCCTTGGTGGTGCGGTTGAAGCCGAAACCCGCCAGCGGCACCGGCGGCGAAGTTCCGTCGGGCCGGGACTGCGCCGCCACCGCCACCACGGTGACGTCAAGGCCGGTATCAGTGCGGAAAAAGGTGTCCGGTTCCAGGTCGAACTGTGATGTTGCCAGGGGAAGGCCGCTGATGCCGTTCTGGAAATTGAACTCCAGCCGGGAGAACCGGGCGGACTGGGCGTCGGGCAGGACGTGGTTGTTCGTCAGGGCAAGGCGGGGCGAGATCATAAAGCCGGTGCCGAAGGAACGGACCTGGAACCGGTCGCGGACGATAACCCTGCCCACAGTGCGTGAGACCGCCGTACCCAGTTCCAGGAAGGCGATGCCAAGCAGGTTGCTTCCGCCGATGATCCGTTCCAGCACCAGGTCTCCCAGCACCTGGTCTTCCCGGACCTGGCCCGGTTGGACGGGGGAGGTATCCGCCGTCGCCTTCAGCGCGTCCATGACCACCGGCTGGCGCAGGACCCGCCGGCTGCGCAGCTCCACCCGTTCGGGGGCATCGACGTCGAGGATACTTCCCTGCGGAGTTTGGGCCGCCGCAATCTTTTCTTCGGTTCCCGCGCGGGGAACCTCCCGCGCTTCGAACCGGGCCTGGGTGGCCGTGAGCACATCTTCCGGTATTACCATCAGTCCGCTCCTTTAGCGCTGTTCGGGCGTGGCATCAACTGCGGTTTCGCCAAGAACGCGGAATCACTTAGTTGGCGTTCGTGGGTGCCTGGACCAAGCCTGCGCCCACGTCCACTGGATCCGTTCCGGCCGCAAGGGGCCGGAACGTTCCCGAAGCGATCAGTTTGGCCTGCAGGAGTACCGGACTGAGGGGGCCTTGAGCAAGGAGCTTTTCAGCCCATAGCGCCGCCACGCCGGCCACGTGGGGTGTTGCCATGCTGGTTCCGCTGATGGTTTTGGTGCCGCCGTTGAGCCAGGCGCTGAAAACCCCGACGCCGGGACCGGCCACGGTCGCCATCGTATTGGAGAAGGGGGCTACGGTGAGCCCGCTGGCGCCGTCAGCGAGGGCGGCCACGGACGTGATTCCGTAGGCCGCGGCCGGCGGGGCAACGTTGATCTCGTACGCGGGATTGCCATTGCGTTCGCTTTCGTTCCCGGCCGCTGCGACCACCACTGTGGTCTGGGCGACGGAGGCGCGGGCGTTGAGAAGGTTGGCGAGCTGCTCGAAAAGCCTGACGTTGGCGCGGTAGCCCTCAAGGGCTATTGATGTGGCGGCGGGGATGGTCAAGCCGTTCACTTTGACCAGTTCGTCCACCCACCCGGGAAAGTCCATTCCCAGGGACATTGAGATGACCTGGGCACCGTTGTCGGCCGCCCACAGCATCGCCGAGGCAAGTATGTCGCTGCTGCCGCCGTTCGGGCCTCCAAGGACTTTGCCGATTACCGCCTTCTGAACGCCGGGTGCGACGCCGATCCGCTGGCCTGAGAGGTCGCGGCCAAAGATGGTGCCTGCGCAGTGGGTGCCGTGGCCGTTGTCGTCGTCAGCGCTGCCCGCCCCCGTGAAGTCCTTCGTGACCAGGTTGACGCCGGCGAAGGCCGGATGGGTGGCGTCGATGCCGGTGTCCAGGACCGAGACGGTCACACCGGCGCCTGTGAACGGCGATTTATCCGCGCCCACGGCCTTGACGCCCCACGTGGCGGCAGCGGCGGGTGCAGCATCGGCCGCGAGGGGCTCAATGAGTTTCATTGGCATGGCAGGGGCGAAGCCAAGGACAGTGGGATCGTTCCGCAGTGCGGTGAGGGTGGCATTTGAGGGGTTCTCCTCCCGATCCACCGTCAGCCCCACGGCGCGTTCAGCGATGTTCTGGGCGGTGCTTTCGAGTCCCGGGGCTGCTCCCGGTCCATCGAAAGGGTCACGGGTAGCGCCCAGGGACGGGGCGCGCAAAATGACGATCTTCTGGTTGGGTAGCTGTGACATCTTGGGCTCCTTGGCCTTTCCACGGACGGGGTTGCGCTTGGGCGCATCGGCTGCAGCAGTTGTGTTGGCAGTGCCGGGCGGGGAACCGCGCTCCACATGGCGCTAGGTTTACGTCTGGTGGCGTTACTCCGGCGTTACCGGATCGAACCCAGTGCCTTCGGGACGGCAGCCAGGTTCACGATGAGGACATGGAGGTCTCCCGCGTGGATGTTCCCCTCTGCCGGGGACTCGCCGCGCTATCGTTTCCCGTAATGCCTGACGCCCGCCGGCCGGATCGCCCCGGACGAGGGCACGGGCGTGCGAAGGCTGGAATGCGAAGGGGCTCAAAAATGGCTGAGGGACTGACAGTAGGCCAGTTGGAATGCCTGTTTACCGGCTCGGTGTGGGCCGAGGGGCCCGTTTGGGTGCCCCGCTCACGCACTGTGCGCTGGAGCGATATCCCCAATAACCGCATCCTCGAATTCAACGCAGCCACGGGCACCACCAGGGAGTACGCGGTGGGGGTCGAGTTCACCAACGGACGGACGCTCGACGCCGACGGCAGCGTAGTGCAGTGCAGCCATGGCCGCCGCCGGGTCGAGCGCGACCAGGAGGGCACCGTGACTGGCCTGGTGGATTCCTTCCGCGGCCGTCGCCTGAACTCACCCAACGACGTCGTGATTTCGCGTGACTCCAGCATCTGGTTCACCGACCCGCCGTACGGAATTCTTCCGGGCACCACGGAGGGACATGAAGGTGAGCAGGAGTACGGAGGCTGCCATGTGTTCCGCTTCGAGCCTGCTGCCGGCACACTCACGGCCGTGATCACGGACCTCGTGTACCCGAACGGCCTGGCCTTCTCGCCGGACGAGTCGGTGCTTTACGTTTCCGACACCGCAGGGCCAAGCCATGGAGTACCGCTGAGGATCGTCGCCTATGACGTGAGCGGCAGCGTATGCAGCCGCCGGAAGACCGCCGTCGAGCTTGAAGACGGCCACGCCGCTGACGGCCTGCGCGTTGACGTCCAGGGGAGGATCTGGACCTCTGCCGGACCCGAAGTCCGGGTCTATTCCCCGGACTTCGAACTCCTGGGGACCCTTGCCGTACCCGAGACGGTATCGAACCTGTGCTTCGGGGGCCCGGACGGCCAGGACCTTTACATCACCGCGACCACAAGCCTTTACCGGATCCGCACCACCACCCGGGATGCGGCCGCCTTCACGTTTGATGCCACCGCCAACTGATCACGAGGATAACCATGCACTACAGAACCCTGGGCCGCAGCGGCACCGTCGTTTCCAGCTACGCGCTGGGAACCATGACCTTCGGTGCGGAGGCCACCGAAGAGTCGTCCTACGCAATCCTGGACAGCTACTTCGCTGCGGGCGGCAATTTCATCGACACCGCCGACGTCTACAGCAAGGGCGTTTCCGAGGAGATCATCGGCCGCTGGCTTGCCAAGCGGCCGGAGGAGAGGGACAGCGCGGTGGTGGCCACCAAAGGTCGCTTTCCAATGGGGACGTCACCGAACGACGTCGGAACGTCCCGCCGGCGCCTGACCCGCGCCCTGGACGATTCCCTCCGCCGCCTGGGAGTGGAGCAGATCGACCTGTACCAGATGCACGCCTGGGACCCGATCACACCGCTGGAGGAGACGCTGCGCTTCCTGGAAGACTCTGTCAGCCGCGGCAAGATTGCCTACTACGGCTTCTCCAACTTCCTGGGGTGGCAGCTGACCAAAGCCGTCCACGTTGCCAGTGCCCACGGCTGGAACCCGCCGGTCACCCTGCAGCCCCAATACAGCCTCCTGGTCCGTGAGATCGAATCCGAGATTGTTCCGGCTGCGCTTGACGCCGGGGTTGGCCTGCTTCCGTGGTCTCCGCTCGGCGGCGGGTGGTTGTCCGGCAAGTACAGGAAGGACCAGGCACCCCAAGGTGCCACGCGCCTTGGGGAGAACCCCGAACGCGGCATGGAGGCCTGGAAGGCGCGCAATGACAATCCCCGTACCTGGGCCGTCATTGATGCCGTGGAAGGCATCGCCGCCGCCCGCGGCATCAGCCCTTCCCAGGTGGCGTTGGCCTGGCTGGCGGACAGGCCGGCCGTCACGTCGGTGATCCTGGGTGCGAGGACCACCGAACAGCTCGCGGACAACCTTGCTGCCGCCGACGTGCAGCTCACCCCTGACGAAACCAGCCGGCTGACGCAGGCCAGCGAGCCCCAGGCCGGCGTCTATCCCTACGGCCCGCTGGCGCAGGAGCAGCGGAGCCGCAGGATTGAAGGGGGAAGGTAGCGCCTAGCGGATCATGCGGTAACGCACGTGAGTAACTAACCGGGTTCCCAGCACTTCCGTCGGTTCCAGCTTCAGGTTCCCGACGCGGTCCAGGAGCCGCTCGCCCGCGCCGAGGGTCAGCGGCGCGATGTGCAGTCGCAATTCGTCGATCAGGCCGGCCGAAAGGTATTGGCGGGCAGTCTCCGCGCCGCCGGCAACGGCGACGTCCTTGCCGGCCGCGGCCTCGCGTGCCTGGGCCAGCGCCGCTTCGATGCCGTCACTGATGAAGTTGAAGGTGGTGCCACCCTCCATTTCCAGGGGAGCACGCGGATGGTGCGTGAGGACAAAGACAGGAGCGTGGTAGGGCGGCTCCTCGCCCCACCAGCCGCGCCAGTCCTTACCCCACGGTCCGGCTCCGGGACCGGCGAACATGTTGCGGCCCATGATGTAGGCACCCGCGTAGAGGATGCCCTTCAGCGCTTCGGCATTGGCCTCGGCTTCTTCGAACTGCCACCGGTGCAGGTCCTCGCCACCCTCGCCCAACGGGTTGTCCGGGGTCTGGTTCGGACCGGCAAGGAATCCGTCGAGGGATACGGTCAGATCGCACGTGACGCTGCTCATGGTTTCCTTAGGGCACTGGGGGCTTGCGGGGGGTTTTATCGAAAGAGGGCGGCAACTGCACTGATCCCGATCAACGTGCCGGGCACGGTGAGCCCCTCGGGACGGAGCCGGTGAAGGCGTTCCATCCGCACATGATCTCACGCCGGCCGGCGGAGGGGGAGTCCGGGGAGTCCGCCCGAAATGGGGTGGCCGGCAAACCGCCCTGGCGCAGGCCCTTGAAGGCCCGATTGCAGCAGGGATAGCATGGCCGGCACCTGCCATCAAAGGAGACGGCCATGGGCGAAGCAACCCCGGAGGCGCCATCAGCAGAGCTGATGGTTGACTTCATCATTTCCCTGGACGGGTATGCCTCTGCGGAGGGCTGGCCCGGCTGGTGGGGACTGGAGGGGCCGGAATACCTGGCCTGGCTGGACCAGGAGGGGAAGGAAGACCGTACGTATCTGCTCGGTGCCAATACCTACCGGCTGATGTCCGGCATGTCCGAGGAGGCGGCTGCCGGCGGCTCAGCGTTTTCGGAGGAAGAAGGGGCCAGCCTCACGGGGCTTGCCGCGGTGCCGAAGGTGGTCTTCTCCTCCACGCTCCAGGGGCCGCTGAGCTGGCCGAATTCGGAGTTGGTCAACGGCGACGCCGTCGCGGCAGTGAAGGAGCTGAAACGGACCGGGACCCGGCCCCTGAGCACGCTCGGCAGCCTGCGGCTCTGCCGGTCGCTGCTCGCGGCGGGCCTGGTGGACAGGTTCCGGCTGGTGGTTTTCCCGGTGATTACCGGGCGCACCGGCCGGGAGCGGATCTACGACGGCTATCCCGACATCGCCCTGAAGCTGGTGGAGAGCCGGACGTTTGACGGCAGGCTGCAGCTGCTCGAGTACATTCCCACCGTGCTGGACGGACCGCCGGAGTGAATGACGACGGCGGGACGGTCATAGGTCCTGGCGGTGTCGCCGGCCGCGGCATACCTGCCGGGGACAGGGCACACTTGATGGCATGACTGATTCGGCTGCTGTGACCACCCAAGGCTCAACTGTTGAGCAGTGGACGCGTGCCCTGGCGGAGTCAAAGGGCTCGCCCGGCGGAGGGGCAGGGACGGGAGTTATGCTGGCCATCGCAGCGTCGCTGGCGTCAATGGTCGCCGGCTACACGGAACCCAAGGAGCACCAGGGGCCGGAACTCGCTGCCCTGCACGAGCGGGCCTGCGCCCTTCGCACCGATGCCCTCAAGTTGGCCGACGACGATGCTGCCGCCTCCGAAGCGTTCGGCGCCGCCTTCCGGCTTGAACGCGGCCCGGAACGGGACCGGGCTATACACCGGGCCTCCGTTGACGCAGCCAAGGCCTCCGCCGTGCTGGGCGAAAGGGCCGTTGCTGCCATTGATGACCTTGGCTGGCTCACCTCCAACGGGAACCCGGCGCTCATAGCCGATGTCGTCGTCGGATTCGGCGCCTTAAGGGCAGCGGTTGCGGGGGCACGCACGAACGTCAGTTTCGACCTCGCCACCCTGAGGTCTGCCGGTGCCACGCTGGACCAGGTCAGGGAAGAGCATCCGGCGCTGTGGGCGGCAGTGGAGCAGCTTACCTCGGCGCTCGAACGCATCGACCAGCTCACGGCCGCGGTGGATCACCGTGCCGCCCCCACCGACGCCGGCTGAACCGCCGCACTTCCCGCCGCCGTCGTACCTGCAAACGGTCCAGGCGGCGCCGCAGCGGCGCTTCTTCCCGGAACTCAACGCGGCACGTGGTCAGTGTCATGGCCCCGTGGCGGCGGAAGGATGCCCAGCTGGTAAGCGGCCGGGACGAGACGCCTACGGTGAGGGCGGGGTCGTAGATGACCGTCATCCCGGGGCGGAGGCGGTAGGAGATATCGACGTCGTCATGGACATCCGCGTTGTCCCGCACCACGCTGCGGCTGATCTCCCGCCACACTTCCCGCCGCAGTGCGAAGTTTGAACCGAAGACCGGGGGATGGCCCAGCAGTAGCCGGAAGACCCTGAAATAGCCGCTCAGGAACACATGCCTTCCGGCCCAGCGGACCCACGGGCTTCCGCCATAGAAATCGGCCGGCCCGGTCACAAGGGTCATGGGGCCCGCCGCCGCCAGGTCGGCCTCCACCCGTTCCAGCCAGTCGGCCGGGGGCCTGGAGTCCGTGTCCAGCCGGGCGATGATGTCCCCTGCCGCCGCATCAAAGCCGGCGGCGGCCGTGGCAGGAATGCCCTGCAGATCCACGGGGATGCGGCGTACCCCGGCGGCGGTGCAGACGGCGGGCGTGTCGTCGCTGCTGGCGTTGTCCACCACGATGATTTCGTGGGCCGGCCTGGTTTGCCGGGAGAGCAGGTGCAGGCACGTCCTCAGCATTTCCGCGTCGTTCCGGGTGGGGATCACCACCGAAACGGCCGGGGCGTCACCGCCCGCATACCCGCTGTCCACTGCAGCCCCCTCGACCTTCAGCACCCTGTGCATTCGTGGCCTTCGCCCTTGCCCCAATGCTGGCGCAAGAAGGCCCCGGGGGTCCAACTGCCCTACCGCACTGCCTGCGCAACCTACTAGCGTGGCTGGCGTGGCAGGGACTCTGGAAAGGGTAACGGCGTGGCTGCTTGAGGGCGATCCGGCGATCAGGTGGCAGGTGCTGCAGGACCTGCGCGGCGCCGGAGACGACGAGGTCCTCACCGAACGCCGCCGCGTGGCAACGGAAGGATGGGGCGCCCGGCTCCTGGGCGAACAGGACGGGGCCGGCACCTGGTCCCGGGGGCTCTACCTGCCCAAGTGGACTTCCACCACCTACACGCTCCTGCTTTTGCACCGGCTGGGCCTTCCGGAGGAAAACCCGCAGGCGGTCCGCGGCTGCCACTGCCTGTGGGACGGCGCCAGGTATTACGACGGCGGACCCAGCCTGTGGCGCGGGCCCCCGGACACGTGCGTCGTAAGAATGCTTGTCCTCCTGGCCTCCTACTTCCGTTACGGGGAGCCGCGGCTGGACGCGGCCGTGTCCTGGCTGCTCCAGGAACAGCTTCCCGACGGCGGGTGGAACTGCCAGACCAGGCGGACAGGCTCCCGCCACGGTTCTTTCCACACCAGCATCACCGTCCTCGAGGCACTCGATGCCTACGGGCGGTTCGGCGGACCGGCCGAGGTGCGGGCGGCAGCCGCGAAGGGACGCGAATTCTTCCTGGCCCATCACCTGTACCGCTCACACACCACCGGCGAGGTGGCCGACGGGGCATTCACCCGGTTCCCGTTTCCGCCGCAATGGCACTTCGATATCCTCCGGGGGCTCGAGTACTTCCGGGCGAGCGGAGCAGCGCCCGATCCCCGGCTCGCGGATGCCGTGGAAAGGGTCCGCGCGGCCCGGAATCCTGATGGCAGCTGGAAGCGGTACGCGCCATATCCGGGCAGGCAGTGGTTCCCGCCAGAACCGCCGGGCCCCAGCCGCATGACCACCCTGCGGTGCCTTCGCGTGCTCCGCTGGTGGGACAGTACCGGCGGGGCGGGATGAAATTGGCCTCAGAGCAGCGGCCACGGGCGGCGCATCCCGGTCCCGTCCACCGGCATGACGCGGCCCCGCCCGGGTTCCCGGGGGAAGGGGCAGCCGCCGTGGAACGGGTGTTTGGCGAAAGTCCTCGATTCACGGCAAGGGAGGGGGCTACCGTGGAGGGGTGACTGATCGTCCCGATATCTTCACAGTTGGCGAGCTGCGCGCCGCCGGCCACGCCCGCAAGGACCTCCGCCAGGAAATCCGAGACAACCTCCTCGCCGCGCTCGCCGCCGGCAGGGATCCGTGGCCAGGTTTGTACGGGTTCAGCCGCACGGTCATTCCCCAGCTGGAGCGCGCCCTGATTGCCGGCCACGACGTGGTGCTGCTCGGCGAGCGCGGGCAGGGCAAGACCCGCCTCCTCCGCACCCTGGCGGGGTTGCTGGATGAATGGTCGCCGGTCATCGAGGGCTCGGAACTGAACGAACACCCCTTCGAGCCCATCACCGAGCACTACCGTGCCCTCGCCCTCACCGAGGGTGACCGGCTGCGGGTGGCGTGGCGCCACCGGTCGGAGCGGTACGTGGAGAAGCTGGCCACGCCGGACACGTCCGTCGCTGACCTGATTGGCGACGTGGACCCGATGCGCGTGGCGGAGGGCCGCCGCCTCGGGGATCCGGAGACCATCCACTACGGCCTGGTTCCGCGTTCCAACCGGGGCATCATCGCCATTAACGAACTGCCGGACCTTGCGGAACGGATCCAGGTGTCCATGCTGAACGTGATGGAGGAGCGCGACATCCAGATCCGGGGCTACGTGCTCCGCCTGCCGCTGGACGTGCTGGTGGTCGCGTCCGCCAACCCGGAGGACTACACCAACCGGGGCCGGATCATCACGCCGCTGAAGGACCGCTTCGGCGCCGAGATCCGGACGCACTACCCAATCGAGCTCGACGACGAGGTGGCCGTCATACGGCAGGAGGGGCAGCTGGTGGCCAACGTCCCGCCGGTCATCCTTGAGATCCTGGCGCGTTACACCCGCGCGCTGCGGCAATCCCCGGCGATCAACCAGACCTCGGGGGTTTCGGCGCGGTTCGCCATCGCGGGAGCCGAAACAGTGGCTGCCGCGGCGCTCCGCCGGGCGAGTGTGCGCGGCGAGGCCGAGGCTGTGGCCCGGATAGTGGACCTTGGGACAGCGGTGGAAGTCCTGACCGGCAAGATCGAGTTCGAGTCGGGTGAGGAAGGCCGCGAGCAAGCCGTCCTTGACCACCTCCTGCGCACAGCCACTGCCGAGGCGGTGCGCGCGCACTACCAGGGCCTCGATCTCGGCCCGCTCGTGGCAGCGCTCGACGGGCACACCACAGTCACCACCGGAGAGCACGTCACGGCGCAGGAGTTCCTGGAGAACCTGCCGTCCCTGAATGGATCGGGCCTTTACGACGAAATCGGCATCCGCCTCGGCGCAAAGACCAAGGGCGAGCGCGCCGCCGCGATCGAACTCGCCCTGGAAGGCCTTTACCTTGCCCGCCGGATCTCCAAGGAGTCCGACGACGAGGAAACGGTCTACGGCTAGGGGCACCATGGACAGCCACCACCACTCCGCCAGGTACGGCCGGTACACGGGCGGACCCGATCCCCTTGCCCCGCCCGTCGACCTGGCGGAGGCGTTGGACGCCGTCGCCGACGACGTGATGGCAGGTTACTCACCCCGCCACGCCCTGCAGGAATTCCTCCGGCGCGGCGGCCGGAGCCGGGAAGGCCTGGACGACCTCGCCCGGCGCGTCCAGCAGCGCCGCAGTGAACTGCTTGGCAGGCACCGGCTGGACGGAACCCTCAGCGAGGTCAGGCAGCTCCTGGATACCGCCCTCCTGGAGGAACGCAAACAACTCGCCCGCGACGCGATGATGGACAACACGGACCGTGCCTTCCGGGAGATGCAGCTCCAGAACCTGCCCCAATCCACCGCGGCGGCCGTCAACGGGCTCGCTTCCTATGATTGGCAGTCCGGCGCCGCCAGGGAAGCCTACGAGCGGATCAAGGACCTGCTGGGCCGCGAGGCCCTGGACCAGCGCTTCGCCGGGATGAAGCAGGCGCTTGAGAACGCCACGGAAGAGGACCGGGCAGCCGTCAGCGGTATGCTCCGGGACCTGAACACGCTGCTGGACAAACACCGCCGCGGGCAGGACACGGAGGCTGACTTCCAGGAGTTCATGGCGCGGCACGGCCACCACTTCCCGGAAGATCCGCAGTCCGTGGAGGAGCTGATTGACGCACTGGCCAAGCGGGCAGCTGCGG
Encoded here:
- a CDS encoding hemerythrin domain-containing protein, with the protein product MTDFFTMLPGETAAPVPPGPVLSSGSTGIRRVHRFLLWAYREAPNLVRSTAAGDTARAARVGEVLGNFDKVLLVHQEGQNQFMYPQLAERAPACASHVEQMLQQHRGIKDRVESIGPVRKRWMQTAEAGTRDELAKGYEDVHSVLSEHLRREVTEVMPAVDRVMTEEELNAMVQHGVRQHDKKFLVTYLGLILATNPPEDRRAIFFEEIPALARLGYRLIGRRMYRRQYAALFPGRPIPETL
- a CDS encoding S8 family serine peptidase; the encoded protein is MSQLPNQKIVILRAPSLGATRDPFDGPGAAPGLESTAQNIAERAVGLTVDREENPSNATLTALRNDPTVLGFAPAMPMKLIEPLAADAAPAAAATWGVKAVGADKSPFTGAGVTVSVLDTGIDATHPAFAGVNLVTKDFTGAGSADDDNGHGTHCAGTIFGRDLSGQRIGVAPGVQKAVIGKVLGGPNGGSSDILASAMLWAADNGAQVISMSLGMDFPGWVDELVKVNGLTIPAATSIALEGYRANVRLFEQLANLLNARASVAQTTVVVAAAGNESERNGNPAYEINVAPPAAAYGITSVAALADGASGLTVAPFSNTMATVAGPGVGVFSAWLNGGTKTISGTSMATPHVAGVAALWAEKLLAQGPLSPVLLQAKLIASGTFRPLAAGTDPVDVGAGLVQAPTNAN
- a CDS encoding aldo/keto reductase translates to MHYRTLGRSGTVVSSYALGTMTFGAEATEESSYAILDSYFAAGGNFIDTADVYSKGVSEEIIGRWLAKRPEERDSAVVATKGRFPMGTSPNDVGTSRRRLTRALDDSLRRLGVEQIDLYQMHAWDPITPLEETLRFLEDSVSRGKIAYYGFSNFLGWQLTKAVHVASAHGWNPPVTLQPQYSLLVREIESEIVPAALDAGVGLLPWSPLGGGWLSGKYRKDQAPQGATRLGENPERGMEAWKARNDNPRTWAVIDAVEGIAAARGISPSQVALAWLADRPAVTSVILGARTTEQLADNLAAADVQLTPDETSRLTQASEPQAGVYPYGPLAQEQRSRRIEGGR
- a CDS encoding SMP-30/gluconolactonase/LRE family protein, with product MAEGLTVGQLECLFTGSVWAEGPVWVPRSRTVRWSDIPNNRILEFNAATGTTREYAVGVEFTNGRTLDADGSVVQCSHGRRRVERDQEGTVTGLVDSFRGRRLNSPNDVVISRDSSIWFTDPPYGILPGTTEGHEGEQEYGGCHVFRFEPAAGTLTAVITDLVYPNGLAFSPDESVLYVSDTAGPSHGVPLRIVAYDVSGSVCSRRKTAVELEDGHAADGLRVDVQGRIWTSAGPEVRVYSPDFELLGTLAVPETVSNLCFGGPDGQDLYITATTSLYRIRTTTRDAAAFTFDATAN
- a CDS encoding DNA/RNA non-specific endonuclease, which produces MVIPEDVLTATQARFEAREVPRAGTEEKIAAAQTPQGSILDVDAPERVELRSRRVLRQPVVMDALKATADTSPVQPGQVREDQVLGDLVLERIIGGSNLLGIAFLELGTAVSRTVGRVIVRDRFQVRSFGTGFMISPRLALTNNHVLPDAQSARFSRLEFNFQNGISGLPLATSQFDLEPDTFFRTDTGLDVTVVAVAAQSRPDGTSPPVPLAGFGFNRTTKEQGKILLGESINIIQHPEGQEKQLALQQNELLDRFDQFLHYHTDTSPGSSGSPLFNNQWEVLGLHHSGVPARNEAGEILTVDGTVWDRTQDELKIRWIANEGVRISSILTWLEKGAEGMNEGERALLGEALNPPPPALPQVPAAEQRAEVRTQPAAQQPATVEGGAVSLTIPLHITVRLGAVQAAQGVAQTSADPSRAVPGTGSAVAEEAVAIDPDYSGRKGYDPGFLGTAVPLPVLTAGQRADAALNRGAAAGQDPAVLNYHHFSLVMQRTRRLALYTAVNVDGQLSQSPKRERDKWYFDPRLDRSEQTGDELYTDNDFDRGHLVRRLDPAWGPADVARAANDDTFHFTNCSPQHKKFNQGASLWAGLEDYLLDTAKAEGLRLTVFTGPVFTARDPDFQGTPIPLAFWKIPVFRRPDGSHSASAYMISQHELVEEILREAFTPATFQVPVRRVSELTGLDFAHLFDWDPMNDQFTPLPKAQEALATPTPARELHTFEDLQL